From one Gossypium hirsutum isolate 1008001.06 chromosome D08, Gossypium_hirsutum_v2.1, whole genome shotgun sequence genomic stretch:
- the LOC121219953 gene encoding uncharacterized protein, with protein sequence MEVIESYRGIDAKELSLVPDLVLPHKFKMPEFEKYNGTTCPEAHITMFCRRMAGYVNNDQLLIHCFQDSLAGAASKWYNQLSRATMCSWRDLAQAFIKQYSHVTDMAPDRITLQNMEKKPSESFRQYAQRWREVAVQVRPPLLEKEMTMLFINTLKAPFITHMLGNATKSFSDIIMNGEMIENAIRNGKIDIEESNKRSVSKRRENEVNNTGYSKSVTVQPRKVVGNQQNSSRQDSGIKTEKFQFTPIPVSYKELYQNLFDAHVVSPFHVKPLQPPYPEWYDANTQCDYHAGITGHSIENCTAFKKQVERLINMGIIKFGDSSSAGNPLPNHD encoded by the coding sequence ATGGAAGTCATTGAAAGTTATCGAGGCATTGACGCAAAAGAGCTGAGTTTAGTGCCAGACCTTGTACttcctcataaatttaagatgcctgaatttgagaagtacaatgggacgaCTTGCCCAGAggctcatatcaccatgttctgcaggcgaatggCTGGATACGTTAATAATGACcagctattaatacattgcttccaagacagccttgcaggggcagcatccaagtggtacaatcagttgagtcgtGCCACGATgtgttcatggagagacttggcgcaagcatTCATTAAACAATATAGTCATGTGACAGACAtggctcctgatagaatcacccttcaaaatatggagaagaagccgagtgaaagtttcaggcaatatgcacaaagatggagggaagTCGCAGTCCAAGTCCGGCCACCGCTCTTGGAGAAAGAAATGACCATGCTATTTATTAACACACTGAAAGCCCCATTCATTACGCATATGTTAGGAAATgctacaaaaagcttttctgacataattatgaatggtgaaatgatcgaAAATGCGATAAGAAATGGGAAAATTGATATAGAGGAGAGTAACAAGAGGTCAGTctcaaaaagaagagaaaatgaggtgaacaacacgggttactctaaatcagttactgttcagccaagaaaggtggttGGTAATCAACAAAATTCATCGAGGCAAGATTCCGGCATAAAGACTGAAAAGTTCCAGTTTACACCAATCCCAGTATCGTATAAGGAACTGTATCAAAATTTgtttgatgcacatgttgtttccccttttcatgtgaagcctctacaacctccgtatcccgaatggtatgatgcgaacacACAATGTGACTACCACGCGGGAATTACGGGACACTCGATTGAGAATTGCACCGCCTTCAAGAAGCAAGTTGAAAGACTTATCAACATGGGTATTATCAAGTTTGGTGACTCGTCTAGCGCAGGAaatccgctacccaatcatgattga